A window of Ictidomys tridecemlineatus isolate mIctTri1 chromosome 15, mIctTri1.hap1, whole genome shotgun sequence contains these coding sequences:
- the Kifc3 gene encoding kinesin-like protein KIFC3 isoform X11 has product MNVEKTGGRLFGSGRCSSLSGSPGAAPVVHRMVEAMSPLQEELVVLRERLALHDSDQQATSAQLQNQVENLKEKLISQAQEVSRLRSELGGTDLEKHRDRLMVENERLRQELRRCESELQEWRAQPAGPCPGCEHSQESTQLRDKLSQLQLEVAENKGMLSELNLEVQQKTDRLAEVELRLKDCLAEKAQEEERLSRRLRDSHETIASLRAQSPPVKYVIKTVEVESPKTKQALSESQARNQHLQEQVAMQRQVLKEMEQQLQSSHQLTVQLRAQIAMYESELERAHGQMLEEMQSLEEDKNRAIEEAFARAQVEMKAVHENLAGVRTNLLTLQPALRTLTNDYNGLKRQVRGFPLLLQEALRSVKAEIGQAIEEVNTNNQELLRKYRRELQLRKKCHNELVRLKGNIRVIARVRPVTKEDGEGPEATNAVTFDPDDDSVIHLLHKGKPVSFELDKVFSPWASQQDVFQEVQALITSCIDGFNVCIFAYGQTGAGKTYTMEGTPENPGINQRALQLLFSEVQDKASDWEYTITVSAAEIYNEVLRDLLGREPQEKLEIRLCPDGSGQLYVPGLTEFQVQSVEDINKVFEFGHTNRTTEFTNLNEHSSRSHALLIVTVRGVDCSTGLRTTGKLNLVDLAGSERVGKSGAEGSRLREAQHINKSLSALGDVIAALRSRQGHVPFRNSKLTYLLQDSLSGDSKTLMVVQVSPVEKNTSETLYSLKFAERVRSVELGPGSRRTELGSWSSQEHLEWESACQTPQPSARAHSAPSSGTSSRPGSIRRKLQPSGKSRLVPV; this is encoded by the exons GTGGAAAATCTGAAGGAGAAGCTCATCAGCCAGGCTCAGGAAGTGAGCCGACTGCGCTCGGAGCTG GGAGGCACCGACCTGGAGAAGCACCGGGACCGGCTGATGGTGGAGAATgagcggctgaggcaggagctgcGGCGCTGCGAGTCGGAGCTGCAGGAGTGGCGGGCCCAGCCAGCGGGACCCTGCCCGGGCTGCGAGCACAGCCAG GAGAGCACCCAGCTCCGTGACAAGCTCTCCCAGCTGCAGCTGGAGGTGGCGGAGAACAAAGGCATGCTGTCGGAGCTGAACTTGGAGGTGCAGCAGAAGACGGACCGGCTGGCCGAGGTGGAGCTCAGGCTCAAGGACTGCCTGGCCGAGAAGGCCCAGGAGGAGGAGCGGCTGAGCCGGCGCCTGCGTGACAGTCACGAGACGATTGCCAGCCTGCGGGCCCAGTCCCCGCCGGTCAAG TATGTCATCAAGACAGTGGAGGTGGAGTCACCCAAGACCAAGCAGGCCCTCAGTGAGTCCCAGGCCCGGAACCAGCACCTACAGGAGCAGGTGGCCATGCAGCGGCAGGTGCTGAAAGAGATGGAGCAGCAGCTGCAGAGCTCACATCAGCTGACCGTGCAGCTCCGGGCGCAG ATCGCCATGTATGAGTCGGAGCTGGAGCGGGCACACGGGCAGATGCTGGAGGAGATGCAGTCCCTGGAGGAGGACAAGAACCGGGCCATCGAGGAGGCCTTTGCCAGAGCCCAGGTGGAGATGAAGGCCGTGCACGAGAACCTGGCAG GTGTCCGCACCAACCTGCTGACACTGCAGCCGGCGCTGAGGACCCTCACCAACGACTACAACGGGCTCAAGCGGCAGGTGCGTGGCTTCCCCCTGCTGCTGCAGGAGGCCCTCAGGAGTGTCAAGGCTGAG ATCGGCCAGGCCATCGAGGAGGTCAACACCAACAACCAGGAGCTGCTGCGCAAGTACCGCCGGGAGCTGCAGCTGCGCAAGAAGTGCCACAACGAGCTGGTGCGGCTGAAAG GAAACATCCGGGTCATTGCTCGTGTCCGACCAGTCACGAAAGAGGACGGGGAAGGACCTGAGGCCACCAATGCTGTGACCTTTGATCCCGATGATGACTCCGTCATCCACCTGCTGCATAAGGGCAAGCCTGTGTCCTTCGAGTTGGACAAGGTCTTCTCCCCGTGGGCCTCACAGCAAGAT GTGTTCCAGGAGGTGCAGGCCCTGATCACCTCCTGCATCGACGGCTTCAACGTCTGCATCTTCGCCTACGGCCAGACGGGCGCTGGCAAGACCTACACCATGGAG GGAACCCCAGAGAACCCAGGCATCAACCAGCGGGCCCTGCAGCTGCTCTTCTCCGAGGTGCAGGACAAGGCGTCCGACTGGGAGTACACCATCACCGTCAGTGCGGCCGAGATCTACAACGAGGTCCTCAG GGACCTGCTGGGCAGAGAGCCTCAGGAGAAACTGGAGATCCGGCTGTGCCCGGATGGCAGCGGGCAGCTGTACGTGCCGGGGCTGACGGAGTTCCAGGTGCAGAGCGTGGAGGACATCAACAAG GTGTTTGAGTTTGGCCACACGAACCGCACCACCGAGTTCACCAACCTGAACGAACACAGCTCGCGCTCTCATGCCCTGCTCATCGTCACGGTGCGCGGTGTGGACTGCAGCACCGGCCTGCGCACCACGG GGAAGCTGAACCTGGTGGACTTGGCTGGCTCGGAGCGTGTGGGCAAGTCGGGGGCCGAAGGCAGCCGCCTGCGGGAGGCCCAGCACATCAACAAGTCGCTGTCAGCCCTGGGGGATGTGATTGCTGCCCTCCGCTCCCGCCAGGGCCACGTGCCCTTCCGCAACTCCAAACTCACCTACCTGCTGCAGGACTCACTTAGCGGTGACAGCAAGACGCTCATGGTGGTGCAG GTGTCCCCCGTGGAGAAGAACACCAGTGAGACGCTCTACTCCCTCAAGTTTGCTGAGAGGGTCCGCTCTGTGGAGCTGGGCCCTGGATCCCGCCGCACAGAGCTTGGGTCCTGGTCTAGCCAGGAGCATCTGGAG TGGGAGTCGGCTTGCCAGACACCACAGCCTTCAGCACGAGCCCACTCGGCCCCCAGCTCTGGGACCTCCAGCCGCCCAGGCTCCATCCGGAGGAAGCTGCAGCCCTCTG GGAAGTCCAGGCTGGTGCCTGTGTGA
- the Kifc3 gene encoding kinesin-like protein KIFC3 isoform X12 translates to MVEAMSPLQEELVVLRERLALHDSDQQATSAQLQNQVENLKEKLISQAQEVSRLRSELGGTDLEKHRDRLMVENERLRQELRRCESELQEWRAQPAGPCPGCEHSQESTQLRDKLSQLQLEVAENKGMLSELNLEVQQKTDRLAEVELRLKDCLAEKAQEEERLSRRLRDSHETIASLRAQSPPVKYVIKTVEVESPKTKQALSESQARNQHLQEQVAMQRQVLKEMEQQLQSSHQLTVQLRAQIAMYESELERAHGQMLEEMQSLEEDKNRAIEEAFARAQVEMKAVHENLAGVRTNLLTLQPALRTLTNDYNGLKRQVRGFPLLLQEALRSVKAEIGQAIEEVNTNNQELLRKYRRELQLRKKCHNELVRLKGNIRVIARVRPVTKEDGEGPEATNAVTFDPDDDSVIHLLHKGKPVSFELDKVFSPWASQQDVFQEVQALITSCIDGFNVCIFAYGQTGAGKTYTMEGTPENPGINQRALQLLFSEVQDKASDWEYTITVSAAEIYNEVLRDLLGREPQEKLEIRLCPDGSGQLYVPGLTEFQVQSVEDINKVFEFGHTNRTTEFTNLNEHSSRSHALLIVTVRGVDCSTGLRTTGKLNLVDLAGSERVGKSGAEGSRLREAQHINKSLSALGDVIAALRSRQGHVPFRNSKLTYLLQDSLSGDSKTLMVVQVSPVEKNTSETLYSLKFAERVRSVELGPGSRRTELGSWSSQEHLEWESACQTPQPSARAHSAPSSGTSSRPGSIRRKLQPSGKSRLVPV, encoded by the exons GTGGAAAATCTGAAGGAGAAGCTCATCAGCCAGGCTCAGGAAGTGAGCCGACTGCGCTCGGAGCTG GGAGGCACCGACCTGGAGAAGCACCGGGACCGGCTGATGGTGGAGAATgagcggctgaggcaggagctgcGGCGCTGCGAGTCGGAGCTGCAGGAGTGGCGGGCCCAGCCAGCGGGACCCTGCCCGGGCTGCGAGCACAGCCAG GAGAGCACCCAGCTCCGTGACAAGCTCTCCCAGCTGCAGCTGGAGGTGGCGGAGAACAAAGGCATGCTGTCGGAGCTGAACTTGGAGGTGCAGCAGAAGACGGACCGGCTGGCCGAGGTGGAGCTCAGGCTCAAGGACTGCCTGGCCGAGAAGGCCCAGGAGGAGGAGCGGCTGAGCCGGCGCCTGCGTGACAGTCACGAGACGATTGCCAGCCTGCGGGCCCAGTCCCCGCCGGTCAAG TATGTCATCAAGACAGTGGAGGTGGAGTCACCCAAGACCAAGCAGGCCCTCAGTGAGTCCCAGGCCCGGAACCAGCACCTACAGGAGCAGGTGGCCATGCAGCGGCAGGTGCTGAAAGAGATGGAGCAGCAGCTGCAGAGCTCACATCAGCTGACCGTGCAGCTCCGGGCGCAG ATCGCCATGTATGAGTCGGAGCTGGAGCGGGCACACGGGCAGATGCTGGAGGAGATGCAGTCCCTGGAGGAGGACAAGAACCGGGCCATCGAGGAGGCCTTTGCCAGAGCCCAGGTGGAGATGAAGGCCGTGCACGAGAACCTGGCAG GTGTCCGCACCAACCTGCTGACACTGCAGCCGGCGCTGAGGACCCTCACCAACGACTACAACGGGCTCAAGCGGCAGGTGCGTGGCTTCCCCCTGCTGCTGCAGGAGGCCCTCAGGAGTGTCAAGGCTGAG ATCGGCCAGGCCATCGAGGAGGTCAACACCAACAACCAGGAGCTGCTGCGCAAGTACCGCCGGGAGCTGCAGCTGCGCAAGAAGTGCCACAACGAGCTGGTGCGGCTGAAAG GAAACATCCGGGTCATTGCTCGTGTCCGACCAGTCACGAAAGAGGACGGGGAAGGACCTGAGGCCACCAATGCTGTGACCTTTGATCCCGATGATGACTCCGTCATCCACCTGCTGCATAAGGGCAAGCCTGTGTCCTTCGAGTTGGACAAGGTCTTCTCCCCGTGGGCCTCACAGCAAGAT GTGTTCCAGGAGGTGCAGGCCCTGATCACCTCCTGCATCGACGGCTTCAACGTCTGCATCTTCGCCTACGGCCAGACGGGCGCTGGCAAGACCTACACCATGGAG GGAACCCCAGAGAACCCAGGCATCAACCAGCGGGCCCTGCAGCTGCTCTTCTCCGAGGTGCAGGACAAGGCGTCCGACTGGGAGTACACCATCACCGTCAGTGCGGCCGAGATCTACAACGAGGTCCTCAG GGACCTGCTGGGCAGAGAGCCTCAGGAGAAACTGGAGATCCGGCTGTGCCCGGATGGCAGCGGGCAGCTGTACGTGCCGGGGCTGACGGAGTTCCAGGTGCAGAGCGTGGAGGACATCAACAAG GTGTTTGAGTTTGGCCACACGAACCGCACCACCGAGTTCACCAACCTGAACGAACACAGCTCGCGCTCTCATGCCCTGCTCATCGTCACGGTGCGCGGTGTGGACTGCAGCACCGGCCTGCGCACCACGG GGAAGCTGAACCTGGTGGACTTGGCTGGCTCGGAGCGTGTGGGCAAGTCGGGGGCCGAAGGCAGCCGCCTGCGGGAGGCCCAGCACATCAACAAGTCGCTGTCAGCCCTGGGGGATGTGATTGCTGCCCTCCGCTCCCGCCAGGGCCACGTGCCCTTCCGCAACTCCAAACTCACCTACCTGCTGCAGGACTCACTTAGCGGTGACAGCAAGACGCTCATGGTGGTGCAG GTGTCCCCCGTGGAGAAGAACACCAGTGAGACGCTCTACTCCCTCAAGTTTGCTGAGAGGGTCCGCTCTGTGGAGCTGGGCCCTGGATCCCGCCGCACAGAGCTTGGGTCCTGGTCTAGCCAGGAGCATCTGGAG TGGGAGTCGGCTTGCCAGACACCACAGCCTTCAGCACGAGCCCACTCGGCCCCCAGCTCTGGGACCTCCAGCCGCCCAGGCTCCATCCGGAGGAAGCTGCAGCCCTCTG GGAAGTCCAGGCTGGTGCCTGTGTGA
- the Katnb1 gene encoding katanin p80 WD40 repeat-containing subunit B1 → MATPVVTKTAWKLQEIVAHASNVSSLVLGKASGRLLATGGDDCRVNLWSINKPNCIMSLTGHTSPVESVRLNTPEELIVAGSQSGSIRVWDLEAAKILRTLMGHKANICSLDFHPYGEFVASGSQDTNIKLWDIRRKGCVFRYRGHSQAVRCLRFSPDGKWLASAADDHTVKLWDLTAGKMMSEFPGHTGPVNVVEFHPNEYLLASGSSDRTIRFWDLEKFQVVSCIEGEPGPVRSVLFNPDGCCLYSGCQDSLRVYGWEPERCFDVVLVNWGKVADLAICNDQLIGVAFSQSNVSSYVVDLTRVTRTGTVAQDPVQDSQPLAQQSPHPSVPLRRIYERPSTTCSKPQRVKRNSESERRSPSSEDDRDERESRAEIQNAEDYTEIFQPKNSISRTPPRRSEPFPAPPEDDTTTAKEAVKPSTAMDVQFPAPNPEALPQPLVTTSTPAPKGDPAIIPATRNEPIGLKASDFLPAVKVPQQAELVDEDAMSQIRKGHDTMCVVLTSRHKNLDTVRAVWTTGDVKTSVDSAVAISDLSVVVDLLNILNQKASLWKLDLCTTVLPQIEKLLQSKYESYVQTGCTSLKLILQRFLPLITDILAAPPSVGVDITREERLHKCRLCYKQLKSISGLVKSKSGLSGRHGSAFRELHLLMASLD, encoded by the exons ATGGCCACCCCTGTGGTCACGAAGACAGCCTGGAAGTTGC AGGAGATCGTCGCCCACGCCAGCAATGTGTCCTCGCTGGTGCTGGGCAAAGCCTCGGGGAGGCTGCTGGCCACAGGCGGGGATGACTGCCGCGTCAACCTGTGGTCCATCAACAAGCCCAACTGCATCATG AGCCTGACAGGCCACACGTCCCCAGTGGAGAGTGTCCGCCTCAACACCCCCGAGGAGCTCATCGTGGCTGGCTCCCAGTCGGGCTCCATTCGTGTGTGGGACCTGGAAGCTGCCAAAA TTCTGCGCACACTTATGGGACACAAAGCCAACATCTGCAGCCTGGATTTCCACCCTTACGGCGAGTTCGTCGCCTCGGGTTCCCAGGACACGAATATCAAG CTCTGGGACATCAGGAGGAAAGGCTGTGTCTTCCGGTACAGG GGGCACAGCCAGGCCGTGCGCTGTCTGCGGTTCAGCCCTGATGGGAAGTGGTTGGCATCGGCCGCAGACGACCACACAGTGAAG ctctggGATCTGACTGCCGGCAAGATGATGTCTGAATTCCCTGGTCACACGGGGCCTGTCAACGTGGTAGAGTTTCACCCCAATGAGTACCTCCTGGCCTCCGGCAGCTCTGACAG GACGATCCGTTTTTGGGATCTGGAGAAGTTCCAGGTGGTGAGCTGTATCGAAGGGGAGCCTGGCCCCGTCAG GAGCGTCCTCTTCAACCCCGATGGCTGCTGCCTGTACAGTGGCTGTCAGGACTCGCTGCGTGTCTACGGCTGGGAGCCCGAGCGCTGCTTTGACGTGGTCCTGGTGAACTGGGGCAAGGTAGCCGACCTGGCCATCTGCAATGACCAGCTG ATAGGCGTGGCCTTCTCTCAGAGCAACGTCTCCTCCTACGTGGTGGACCTCACACGAGTCACCAGGACGGGCACTGTGGCCCAGGACCCCGTGCAGGACAGCCAGCCCCTGGCGCAGCAGTCGCCCCACCCCAGTGTCCCTCTCCGGCGCATCTATGAACGGCCCAGCACGACCTGCAGCAAACCTCAGAG GGTGAAACGCAACTCGGAGAGCGAGCGTCGCAGCCCCAGCAGTGAGGACGACCGGGACGAGCGGGAGTCCCGGGCGGAGATCCAGAACGCCGAGGACTACACCGAGATCTTCCAGCCCAAGAACAGCATCA GCCGGACACCACCCCGAAGAAGTGAGCCCTTCCCAGCACCCCCAGAGGATG ACACGACCACGGCCAAGGAGGCAGTGAAGCCCAGCACAGCCATGGACGTGCAGTTCCCAGCACCAAAT CCTGaagcccttccccagcccctggtcacCACTTCCACGCCTGCACCCAAGGGTGATCCCGCCATCATCCCTGCCACGAGGAACGAGCCCATTGGGCTGAAGGCCTCTGACTTCCTGCCT GCCGTGAAGGTCCCCCAGCAGGCGGAGCTGGTGGACGAGGATGCCATGTCCCAGATCCGAAAAGGCCACGACACCATGTGTGTGGTGCTCACCAGCCGCCACAAGAACCTGGATACTGTGCGGGCCGTGTGGACCACGGGCGATGTCAAG ACGTCCGTAGACTCTGCGGTGGCCATCAGTGACCTGTCGGTAGTGGTGGACCTCCTGAACATCCTCAACCAGAAAGC CTCCCTCTGGAAGCTGGACCTGTGTACCACGGTGCTGCCACAAATCGAGAAGCTTCTGCAGAGCAAGTACGAGAG CTACGTCCAGACAGGCTGTACCTCCCTGAAGCTCATCCTGCAGAGGTTTCTGCCGCTGATCACTGACATCCTGGCAGCTCCACCCTCCGTGGGTGTGGACATCACTCGTGAGGAGAG ACTACACAAGTGCCGGCTCTGCTACAAGCAGCTCAAGAGCATCAGTGGCCTCGTCAAGAGCAAGTCGGGCCTGAGCGGCCGCCACGGCAGTGCCTTCCGCGAACTGCACCTGCTCATGGCCAGTCTGGACTGA